In Arthrobacter sp. QXT-31, one genomic interval encodes:
- a CDS encoding GAF and ANTAR domain-containing protein codes for MDAKLPPVDELASFAARMSDLLLTHDDVGEAVRALTQVLIEAIPGSAGAGVSLMDARGQRTSTSATDPVVLEADQLQYDLRQGPCLTAWAQQTTILIDDTQSEKRWPAWIRGIAHLPLRSALSCPLSTPHGAIGALKIYSRNPGGFDSRTLRLAGLLARPGALMLANAQARDAAQHFRTGLVALKGHDALGTAMGILMVRRRCSREQALAMLITISRERNQPLHQLAQEIVSGETTL; via the coding sequence ATGGACGCCAAGCTGCCGCCGGTCGATGAGCTTGCCTCCTTCGCCGCCAGGATGTCGGATTTGCTGCTGACCCACGACGACGTCGGAGAAGCCGTCCGGGCTTTAACCCAGGTCCTCATCGAAGCGATCCCCGGAAGTGCAGGGGCGGGCGTTAGTCTCATGGATGCGCGCGGCCAGCGAACAAGTACCTCGGCTACCGATCCGGTCGTGCTGGAGGCGGACCAGTTGCAGTACGACCTGCGGCAAGGACCCTGCCTGACGGCCTGGGCTCAGCAGACGACGATATTGATCGACGACACGCAATCGGAAAAGCGCTGGCCTGCGTGGATCAGAGGCATCGCCCATCTGCCACTGCGCTCAGCTCTCAGCTGCCCCCTCTCGACTCCTCACGGCGCCATCGGGGCCCTGAAAATCTACTCCCGCAATCCCGGCGGCTTCGATTCCCGAACCCTCCGGTTGGCCGGCCTGCTCGCGCGCCCGGGTGCCCTGATGCTTGCCAACGCCCAGGCACGCGACGCGGCCCAGCATTTCCGCACCGGATTGGTGGCACTGAAAGGCCACGACGCACTGGGAACGGCCATGGGCATCCTGATGGTGCGACGTCGCTGCAGCCGGGAGCAGGCCTTGGCCATGCTCATCACGATTTCGCGGGAACGAAACCAACCGTTGCACCAACTAGCCCAGGAAATCGTCAGCGGCGAAACCACGCTTTAG
- a CDS encoding type II toxin-antitoxin system Phd/YefM family antitoxin, whose amino-acid sequence MPLSEAKDKLSALVEEADKTHEITQITRHGHPPAVLLSAADLESLQETIH is encoded by the coding sequence GTGCCGCTAAGCGAAGCCAAGGACAAACTTTCCGCTTTGGTGGAGGAAGCCGACAAGACGCACGAGATCACCCAGATCACCCGCCATGGACACCCGCCGGCAGTCCTGCTGTCCGCGGCGGACCTGGAGTCGCTGCAGGAAACAATTCATTGA
- a CDS encoding GAF domain-containing protein, producing MTEDDLEDAFERLHDLITGAEDLKGFLDGVAGFAAEKMSRVRGTQIECAVTLRRRKHSTTIAGSSEKAVMLDQIEQRMGEGPCVEALEVGHPVILSDAHNEKRWPNYCKVLSTEGYRSAVGIPLNLGPDSDGVLDFFAAPANEFAPDTLGDAHVYADMAARTLRLAIRSARPNNWRTTSRPHWKAEPSSTSPAG from the coding sequence ATGACGGAGGACGATCTGGAGGACGCGTTCGAGCGGCTACATGATTTGATCACCGGGGCCGAGGACCTCAAGGGATTCCTTGACGGCGTCGCCGGGTTCGCTGCAGAAAAAATGTCCCGCGTCAGGGGTACGCAGATCGAGTGCGCGGTGACACTGCGCAGGCGCAAACACAGCACCACGATCGCGGGCAGCAGTGAAAAAGCGGTCATGCTCGACCAGATCGAACAGCGGATGGGCGAAGGACCATGCGTCGAGGCACTGGAGGTCGGCCACCCGGTCATTCTCTCGGACGCCCACAATGAAAAGCGCTGGCCAAACTACTGCAAAGTCCTTTCCACTGAGGGATACCGCAGTGCCGTGGGGATCCCCTTGAACCTTGGACCAGACTCCGACGGTGTGCTGGACTTCTTCGCCGCCCCGGCCAATGAATTCGCCCCGGACACTCTCGGGGACGCGCACGTGTATGCCGACATGGCCGCCCGCACCCTGCGGCTCGCCATCAGATCAGCGCGGCCGAACAACTGGCGGACAACCTCAAGGCCGCACTGGAAAGCAGAACCGTCATCGACCTCGCCTGCGGGATGA
- a CDS encoding TetR family transcriptional regulator produces MDDTARAARVNKPVLYQHFSSQRELYLALLNFHSLR; encoded by the coding sequence ATGGATGACACTGCGCGGGCTGCCCGGGTCAACAAGCCGGTGCTGTACCAGCATTTTTCGTCCCAGCGCGAGCTGTACCTTGCTTTGCTGAATTTTCACTCACTGCGCTGA